Within Saccharomycodes ludwigii strain NBRC 1722 chromosome IV, whole genome shotgun sequence, the genomic segment GCCGTTCCATTGTTCTGGTACAAATCCTTGAAGAAAGACATGTGGTTCAGCGGTTAGTAAATAACATTTGAAAGAACTTGAAGTGTGGAAGGGCCTTAAGGTGGATTCATTAGATAAGATTTCTGACAAATCCATATCAGCTGGTAAAACTGGAGCATTTTGGATGATTGGATCATTGTTGTTAGTATTAgtggtggtggtagtattagtagtagcagAACGACGActatgatgatgatgatgatgatgaccactactattattatgtgCTGAATTTGTGGTAATGGTAGCTGCAGCTGTTGTAGTAGTGGCATGGGCAGTGGTTACTGGAGCGCTAGGAATATGTatgtttttcattattgttacgATATGCTAgttatttgattatttgTAGTTTTATGtaggaaaataataactttgGATGGGAATGAAATTTAGGACGAAGAGGTAGAAACATGTAAAGAGTTTAAGAGGAAGTATATGACAAGTATAAAGAAACAAGAggtaaaaaagaaaagaggaaagtgggaaaattaaaaaaaaaaaaagaaaaaacataaaaagaaaagagataaaaaaataattttagaatattattattattattatcattccGTTTgtctttaaattttcttttttatttgtttgttgctgttttttttatccccctgatctttttttttttcctttcttttcccttctgcttttctttctttgttCGTATGAAATGTagttattttaaaactgtTGATGAATTGTACGCTTTTGGTTATTGCCGCTGATCTCATAACCAAACCCCTCGGCGTGATACGTGGCAAAGTGATTAATAAAGCACCCTTGCCAcattttctctcttttctAACTCGTACAATGTATGGGTTTATAccttttatatatgattactaaatatataatataatataatatactaAACCAATTTAAACTCAGTACATTCTGTTTTAATTccttatcttttttttttttttgacccTTATTTTCCCTCTTCACTAAAACACTTCAATTCGCTTAGCTTATCCTTTAGTTCATTAAACCTATTAGATGAAGACACAGAAGAGTGTTCCTGcaataaatcatttatttttattaaatcgTAATAGTTTTCATATATGGTTGTTttgattaaattattatttttaactttattacTTTTCAAATCATTATACAATTGGATGTAGGATAGAATATCTTTCTTATtctgctgctgctgttgttgttcttcTGTTGTTTGCAACTTGTTATAATACTCTTTCAATCTTCTCCTATCCAATTTccgtttattattattatgttcGTGATTTTTTAACTCTTCCTCATTCATAAcacttttatcatttttcttattatatgatattattgtagCAGTGGGCAAAGGATTAGCAGTGGTATTAGATGTGTTGTCCATTATCAGGTTCTTATTTCTTGTATCTCCAGTTGAGaatgaataataaagttgAAAACTTAATAAACAAGcaattattttgtattttttttttttttttttttttttttttatatccgTGTTTCAGTTCATTTTTATCCGGGTATTGATAATTTCCGTTGCCTAATTTGAGTCTCAAACATACTTAAAAATGAGTGAggtgaaagaaaaaaaaattatatatatatatatatatattttctaagCAAGACTACCGCTTTCGTTTATGCATACTTAATACTCATCGAAAATATAATGTTCCAGAGTCAATTTAGATATGATATTGAAATTAAGCGTTCTCTCTGTTATGTATAAAAACATGTTGTTATCTTAATGTTTAATTAAACTCTAGAGACgatatagatataaatatttgaaagtCATGGAATGCTAATTTGTTTGTATCCTTCAAAACTTTTCTGCTATCTATTAAATGTTAATATGaccaaataatattacttGCTGGCGCTAAaactagaaaaaaaactctattttatttttatctttaactttttattaaaaaactttgaaaCCTCAAAATGTGACATAAAGGAAAAggtgaaaaagaaagaaataaagaaaaaaaaattaccacTCTTTTTTCAATCTATCATTGGCTAAAATAGTTATTTTAAGTAATCAGTATATATCTTTCTTAATaaacacaaaaaatataattgcAGATGTAACTTCTAAACTTTGGATACTAATGGTCccataattattaataaaaaccgACATTGGTGGTACGTATGAGCATAAACtgattaaaatcaaaagcTAACTTACTAATAACTAAGTACaaactaaaataaactattcataattgtttttttctttggatCTTTATGGTCTCTAATTTAACATCGGTACGGTCCaagttttagtttttttttgttttttttatttgtcgTGCTAGAAAACAGGTTTATTAGAAATAGTATAAACTTGCTCATATGTTATTACAAGAGTATCACTATAAAAAGTTGACCCTTTTCCATTGCATTGAAGAGGGTAAAGATGAATTCTAAAAGCTAGCCTCGTTCTTAGGGGAGAGGTAATAAGGGTTTGTATAATCCAGTATGTACACTTGTTTAAACATTGACATACTGAGTCGACTACCTTGGTTTTtgtatgaaaataaaataaaaaaaaaaaaaaaaaaaaaaaaaaaaagtcttaGTTCTTATATGTCGTTAAACATTGATGCATATTAAATAGTACATGGtacataaaaatatggtGATATATGTTTTAAGATTCATAATTGCAacaagaatttttttttttttcattacaaaaaaaataaaagaaaataacaTTTATCAGCGTAAAAATCCATAAGCTTTTGGAGatgtttaatattataacaatAGCTTACTTTTGTTTATGTTGAACTTTATAGGTCATTAAATGTATTATTACACGAATATGAAAATTGCTGTAATAAATCTTGGTATTActatcaatattattattttaccacgcaaaaaaaagaaaaagaaaaagaaaaagaaaaaaaggtacgataaaaattatttaacgATGTTCGGATAGCAATTtacaagaagaaaaaataaaaacaatatgaTAAAactgcaaaaaaaaaaaagaaaagacgAGAGTTTTGACTAAATAACTCAACGTTTAGTATATACTTTAACGTTGTCATGTAAGTTAATTAGGAAAGGGGCAGAAACAGGaatgcaa encodes:
- the VPS51 gene encoding Vps51p (similar to Saccharomyces cerevisiae YKR020W | VPS51 | Vacuolar Protein Sorting); its protein translation is MDNTSNTTANPLPTATIISYNKKNDKSVMNEEELKNHEHNNNKRKLDRRRLKEYYNKLQTTEEQQQQQQNKKDILSYIQLYNDLKSNKVKNNNLIKTTIYENYYDLIKINDLLQEHSSVSSSNRFNELKDKLSELKCFSEEGK